One region of Streptomyces sp. CG4 genomic DNA includes:
- a CDS encoding carbohydrate-binding protein, whose amino-acid sequence MTPGENGPSTPEDDDPFGYLYADGQARGAQPPSGGYGYPNSVSRVRAVGERQYGQQPSAYGQQPGIPQQQGAYGHPNAHYQAPETLPGGAPPSGPRSAPPAPGRRGPNTKGLLIGAIAVVAAVVIGISVAMLNGSDGKKNDNQAGTTPSQSQSQGPSPSSSSSASGELKTDAGALQLAGGAAKATDVKGAQTSDGSYVGGLNQAGSSITWTVNNVPSDGTYTLFAHFSVPGQDQKMTVSINGKPFAPGLPLKNYAHAKAGDFVNGWTTTYVWPTLNQGSNTISISCQAGDQCNALIDQLWLKQGQHTRNG is encoded by the coding sequence ATGACGCCCGGCGAAAACGGCCCGAGCACGCCCGAGGACGACGACCCGTTCGGCTATCTGTACGCAGACGGCCAGGCCAGAGGGGCCCAGCCGCCGTCCGGCGGTTACGGCTACCCGAACTCGGTCAGCAGGGTGCGTGCGGTCGGCGAGCGCCAGTACGGCCAGCAGCCGTCGGCGTACGGCCAGCAGCCCGGCATCCCGCAGCAGCAGGGTGCCTACGGCCATCCGAACGCCCACTACCAGGCCCCGGAGACCCTGCCCGGCGGCGCCCCGCCGAGCGGCCCCCGATCCGCGCCGCCCGCCCCCGGCCGCCGCGGCCCGAACACCAAGGGCCTGCTGATCGGCGCGATCGCGGTGGTCGCCGCGGTCGTCATAGGGATCAGCGTGGCGATGCTCAACGGCAGCGACGGCAAGAAGAACGACAACCAGGCGGGCACGACGCCGAGCCAGTCCCAGAGCCAGGGTCCGAGCCCGTCCAGCAGCAGCTCGGCGTCCGGCGAGCTGAAGACCGACGCGGGTGCCCTCCAGTTGGCGGGCGGCGCGGCGAAAGCCACGGACGTCAAGGGCGCGCAGACCTCTGACGGTTCCTATGTGGGCGGCCTGAACCAGGCCGGCTCCTCCATCACCTGGACTGTCAACAACGTCCCCTCGGACGGCACCTACACTCTGTTCGCGCACTTCAGCGTGCCCGGGCAGGACCAGAAGATGACGGTCAGCATCAACGGTAAGCCGTTCGCCCCCGGGCTGCCGCTGAAGAACTACGCGCACGCCAAGGCCGGCGACTTCGTGAACGGCTGGACGACAACCTACGTGTGGCCCACCCTCAACCAGGGCTCCAACACGATCTCCATCTCCTGCCAGGCCGGCGACCAGTGCAACGCGCTGATCGACCAGCTGTGGCTCAAGCAGGGCCAGCACACGCGCAACGGCTAG
- a CDS encoding DUF6624 domain-containing protein encodes MTNDRPHHTEPAAELAAELARMATADHELAARAHSDDPAEQLAWRRLTARHADRLGEIMDEHGWPTADRVGPEAARAAWLIAQHADRRLDIQRRALRLLEQAVAEGRAAARDLAFLRDRTLVNEGHEQIYGTQIAAVHNGSPVPWPTIDPEHLDERRAEVGIEPYEEYVARHAPA; translated from the coding sequence ATGACGAACGACCGTCCGCACCACACCGAACCGGCCGCGGAACTGGCCGCGGAATTGGCACGGATGGCCACGGCGGACCACGAACTGGCCGCCCGCGCCCACAGCGACGACCCGGCCGAACAGCTCGCGTGGCGCCGGCTGACCGCGCGGCACGCGGACCGGCTCGGCGAGATCATGGACGAACACGGCTGGCCCACCGCCGACCGGGTCGGCCCGGAGGCCGCCCGTGCGGCCTGGCTGATCGCCCAGCACGCGGACCGCCGGCTCGACATCCAGCGCCGCGCGCTACGCCTGCTGGAGCAGGCGGTCGCGGAAGGCAGGGCCGCCGCCCGCGACCTCGCCTTCCTCCGCGACCGCACCCTCGTCAACGAGGGCCACGAACAGATCTACGGCACCCAGATCGCCGCCGTCCACAACGGCTCCCCGGTCCCGTGGCCGACCATCGATCCCGAGCACCTGGACGAACGCCGAGCGGAGGTGGGAATCGAGCCGTACGAGGAGTACGTGGCCCGGCACGCGCCCGCATAG
- the otsB gene encoding trehalose-phosphatase has translation MDPLPTPQTQPGRDGLTALLAKPTAAVVGLDFDGTLAPIVADPEQARAHPEAVPALAALAPKVASIAVITGRPAGVAVRYGGFAGVPGLAHLTVLGHYGAERWDAVTGTVTAPAPHPGVAAVRAELPGVLDRAGAWPGTWIEEKGRAVAVHTRRADDPQAAFEALRGPLADLAARHGLIVEPGRMVLELRPPGMDKGVALSEYVRKTGAESVLYAGDDLGDLPAFDAVDELRSDGVFGVLVCSGSTEVTELAERADLVVDGPSGVVHLLRTLAAQLD, from the coding sequence ATGGACCCTCTGCCCACCCCGCAGACCCAGCCCGGCCGAGACGGACTCACCGCACTCCTGGCCAAGCCCACCGCAGCAGTCGTCGGCCTGGATTTCGACGGCACCCTCGCCCCCATCGTCGCCGACCCCGAACAGGCCCGCGCCCACCCCGAAGCTGTACCGGCGCTCGCCGCCCTCGCCCCGAAGGTCGCCTCCATCGCCGTGATCACCGGCCGCCCCGCCGGCGTCGCGGTCCGCTACGGCGGCTTCGCCGGCGTCCCCGGCCTGGCGCACCTCACCGTCCTCGGCCACTACGGCGCCGAACGCTGGGACGCGGTCACCGGCACCGTCACCGCCCCCGCCCCGCACCCCGGCGTCGCGGCGGTCCGCGCCGAGCTGCCCGGCGTCCTGGACCGGGCCGGCGCCTGGCCCGGCACCTGGATCGAGGAGAAGGGCCGGGCGGTCGCGGTCCACACCCGCCGCGCCGACGACCCGCAGGCCGCGTTCGAGGCCCTGCGCGGCCCCCTCGCCGACCTCGCCGCCCGCCACGGCCTGATCGTCGAACCCGGCCGCATGGTCCTGGAACTGCGCCCGCCGGGCATGGACAAGGGCGTGGCGCTCAGCGAGTACGTCCGCAAGACCGGCGCCGAGTCGGTCCTCTACGCCGGCGACGACCTGGGCGACCTCCCCGCCTTCGACGCCGTCGACGAACTCCGCTCCGACGGGGTCTTCGGCGTCCTGGTGTGCAGCGGCAGCACGGAGGTCACGGAACTGGCGGAGCGCGCGGACCTGGTGGTGGACGGCCCGTCCGGCGTCGTGCACCTGCTGCGGACCCTCGCCGCCCAGCTGGACTGA
- the cdgB gene encoding diguanylate cyclase CdgB, with protein METESEPYVRLASLRQLHQVMADMNTARSLADTLQTVSDGAVHALGYEMACVNLVRPDGDLVVAAFSGNSAAEALITGRVGSRESWERRLHMGENWGDLVFIPHTEGWVLDDDDVPQWYTDGPAPRFEDEWHPSDRLFAPMYTPGVQGGSSGELLGVISVDRPRNGRRPGAWGREALQMYAFQAAIAISNARLRANMQRALVRLEREQQALRASEESFRQAFEYAPSGMAIAEMGGDQHGRILRTNDALCRLLGRPASAMRRYSFSDLVHPEDIGTLLRTSAEGGRAELRLGRRDGTYVWVSLRNSVVADAADGPRFLLTHVEDIEERKRRELQLAHRASHDSLTGLPNSAELRSRLASRLCRRAAHAGELESLDAAYGHPAFDTPAGHGFDFRPGTEGYDGYDHHVHTVAPEDGQDDGTKGLAVLFCDLDGFKSINDRFGHNAGDAVLIEVARRLSRGVRDGDTVARLGGDEFVILADGLGRADAQDLAVRLRNEIIQPIRAEGRAVRVGASFGIGWAHCGMTADEVLKSADERMYVEKRSRPKQHRRAG; from the coding sequence ATGGAGACCGAGTCGGAGCCGTACGTCCGTCTTGCGTCCCTGCGGCAGCTGCACCAGGTCATGGCCGACATGAACACGGCACGCAGCCTGGCGGACACACTGCAGACCGTCTCCGACGGCGCCGTACACGCCCTCGGCTACGAGATGGCGTGCGTGAACCTCGTCCGCCCCGACGGCGATCTCGTCGTCGCCGCGTTCTCCGGGAACTCCGCCGCCGAGGCCCTGATCACCGGCCGGGTCGGCTCCCGCGAGTCCTGGGAGCGCCGGCTGCACATGGGCGAGAACTGGGGCGACCTGGTCTTCATACCGCACACCGAGGGCTGGGTGCTGGACGACGACGACGTACCCCAGTGGTACACGGACGGGCCCGCGCCGCGCTTCGAGGACGAGTGGCACCCCTCCGACCGCCTCTTCGCCCCCATGTACACGCCGGGCGTGCAGGGCGGCTCCTCCGGCGAGCTGCTCGGGGTCATCTCCGTCGACCGGCCGCGCAACGGCCGCCGCCCCGGCGCCTGGGGCCGCGAGGCCCTGCAGATGTACGCCTTCCAGGCCGCCATCGCCATCAGCAACGCCCGTCTACGCGCGAATATGCAGCGGGCACTGGTCCGCCTGGAGCGCGAGCAGCAGGCGCTGCGGGCCAGTGAGGAAAGCTTCAGGCAGGCCTTCGAGTACGCCCCCTCGGGCATGGCGATCGCTGAGATGGGCGGCGACCAGCACGGCCGCATCCTGCGCACCAACGACGCCCTGTGTCGCCTGCTGGGCCGCCCCGCCTCCGCGATGCGCCGCTACTCCTTCTCCGACCTCGTCCACCCCGAGGACATCGGCACCCTGCTGCGGACCTCGGCGGAGGGCGGCCGGGCGGAACTGCGCCTGGGCCGCCGGGACGGCACGTATGTCTGGGTGTCCCTGCGCAACAGCGTCGTCGCGGACGCCGCCGACGGCCCGCGCTTCCTCCTCACCCACGTCGAGGACATAGAGGAGCGCAAGCGCCGCGAGCTGCAGCTCGCCCACCGCGCCTCCCACGACTCCCTCACAGGCCTGCCGAACTCCGCCGAGCTGCGCTCGCGCCTGGCGTCCCGGCTGTGCCGGCGCGCGGCCCACGCCGGCGAGCTGGAGTCCCTGGACGCGGCCTACGGCCACCCCGCCTTCGACACCCCCGCCGGCCACGGCTTCGACTTCCGGCCGGGCACGGAGGGGTACGACGGCTACGACCACCATGTGCACACCGTCGCCCCCGAGGACGGCCAGGACGACGGCACCAAGGGCCTCGCGGTGCTCTTCTGCGACCTCGACGGCTTCAAGTCGATCAACGACCGCTTCGGGCACAACGCGGGCGACGCGGTGTTGATCGAGGTGGCGCGCAGGCTGTCCCGGGGTGTCCGCGACGGCGACACGGTCGCCCGCCTCGGCGGCGACGAGTTCGTGATCCTCGCCGACGGCCTCGGCCGGGCCGACGCCCAGGATCTCGCCGTACGGCTGCGCAACGAGATCATCCAGCCGATCCGCGCCGAGGGACGGGCCGTCCGGGTGGGCGCGAGCTTCGGCATCGGGTGGGCACACTGCGGCATGACCGCGGACGAAGTGTTGAAGTCAGCCGACGAACGTATGTACGTAGAGAAACGATCTCGTCCCAAACAACACCGACGCGCCGGGTGA
- a CDS encoding sigma-70 family RNA polymerase sigma factor has protein sequence MSDNEQHRDDDLLAERFEAYRGHLRAVAYRMLGSATEAEDAVQEAWFRLSRSDAGEVGNLGGWLTTVVGRVCLDMLRSRRSRGEQSLDTWHPGPSAEPDPAQDAVLADSVGVALLVVLETLSPAERLAFVLHDLFGVPFEEVGGVLGRSPAAARQLASRARRRVRGADAPEADLVRQREVVDAFLAAARGGDFEGLLAVLDPDVVARSEAGATVGAAGVASGAKSFAHLARVARPALVDGATGLVVYADGRVERVLTFTFAADRITSIDVVTNPADLSTLTIEPA, from the coding sequence ATGAGTGACAACGAGCAGCACCGCGACGACGACCTTCTCGCCGAGCGGTTCGAGGCATACCGGGGGCATCTGCGGGCCGTCGCCTACCGGATGCTGGGCTCGGCCACGGAGGCCGAGGACGCGGTGCAGGAGGCGTGGTTCCGGCTGAGTCGGTCCGACGCCGGTGAGGTGGGCAACCTGGGCGGCTGGCTGACGACCGTGGTGGGCCGGGTCTGCCTCGACATGCTCCGCTCCCGCCGCTCCCGGGGCGAGCAGTCGCTGGACACCTGGCATCCGGGGCCGTCCGCCGAGCCGGATCCGGCGCAGGACGCCGTGCTCGCGGACTCGGTCGGGGTGGCCCTGCTCGTCGTCCTGGAGACGCTCTCGCCGGCCGAGCGGCTGGCGTTCGTGCTGCACGACCTGTTCGGGGTGCCGTTCGAGGAGGTCGGCGGGGTGCTCGGGCGCAGCCCGGCCGCGGCGCGGCAGCTGGCCAGCCGGGCGCGGCGGCGGGTGCGGGGAGCGGATGCGCCGGAGGCCGATCTGGTGCGGCAGCGGGAGGTCGTCGACGCGTTTCTGGCGGCGGCGCGGGGCGGTGACTTCGAGGGGCTGCTGGCCGTGCTCGATCCGGACGTGGTGGCGCGCAGCGAGGCCGGTGCGACGGTGGGGGCGGCCGGGGTCGCCTCGGGGGCGAAGAGCTTCGCGCATCTTGCGCGGGTGGCGCGGCCGGCGCTGGTGGACGGCGCGACGGGGCTGGTCGTGTACGCCGACGGTCGCGTCGAGCGGGTCCTGACGTTCACCTTCGCCGCCGACCGCATCACGTCCATCGACGTCGTCACGAACCCGGCGGACCTGTCGACGCTGACGATCGAGCCGGCATAG
- the arfB gene encoding alternative ribosome rescue aminoacyl-tRNA hydrolase ArfB gives MGGMSGPYFIRGSVSLPEAELTWRFSRSSGPGGQHVNTSDSQVELRFDLARTEALPPVWKERALQRLAGRLVDGVVVVRSSEHRSQWRNRETAAVRLAALLAEACAPPPKPRRPTRIPRGINERRLREKKQRSDTKRGRSGRDWT, from the coding sequence ATGGGAGGCATGTCCGGGCCCTACTTCATCCGTGGCTCGGTCTCGCTTCCCGAGGCCGAGCTGACGTGGCGTTTCTCCAGGTCGTCAGGGCCCGGCGGACAGCACGTCAACACCAGTGACTCGCAGGTGGAGCTGCGCTTCGACCTCGCCCGCACGGAGGCGCTCCCTCCGGTGTGGAAGGAGCGGGCGCTGCAGCGGCTGGCCGGGCGGCTCGTCGACGGGGTCGTCGTCGTACGGTCCTCCGAGCACCGCTCCCAGTGGCGCAACCGCGAGACCGCCGCCGTGCGCCTCGCCGCGCTGCTCGCGGAGGCCTGCGCGCCCCCGCCGAAGCCGCGCCGGCCGACCCGTATCCCGCGCGGCATCAACGAACGCCGGCTGCGGGAGAAGAAGCAGCGCTCGGACACCAAGCGGGGCCGCTCCGGCCGGGACTGGACATGA
- a CDS encoding flavin reductase family protein: protein MLKTPSSPATAASGHAEGVSNDEFRAAMSRLAAGVVLVTAQEPPLDPDDPDAPGVEDVGMTATAFLSVSLDPPLVLVSLRAGARMDDLLDEQPLWAVSVLTESQRHIAGRFAMKGRISDRLLFEDIPYVRGEATGAPLVGGALATLECRTEQRVTAGDHTLVIGRVLTAHVPSAEGGPLLYFRGRYRQLD, encoded by the coding sequence GTGCTGAAGACGCCCTCATCCCCCGCCACCGCCGCTTCCGGGCATGCTGAGGGGGTGAGCAACGACGAGTTCCGGGCCGCGATGTCCCGACTGGCCGCCGGAGTGGTCCTGGTGACCGCGCAGGAGCCGCCACTGGACCCGGACGATCCGGACGCGCCGGGCGTGGAGGACGTCGGCATGACCGCCACCGCCTTCCTGTCGGTCTCCCTCGACCCGCCGCTTGTCCTGGTCAGCCTGCGTGCGGGCGCCCGCATGGACGACCTGCTCGACGAACAGCCCCTGTGGGCGGTGTCGGTGCTCACCGAGAGCCAGCGGCACATCGCGGGCCGGTTCGCGATGAAGGGCCGGATCAGCGACCGGCTGCTCTTCGAGGACATCCCCTACGTCCGCGGCGAGGCCACCGGCGCCCCACTGGTCGGCGGCGCGCTGGCCACGCTGGAGTGCCGCACCGAGCAGCGGGTGACGGCCGGCGACCACACCCTCGTCATCGGCCGCGTCCTGACCGCACACGTCCCGAGCGCGGAGGGCGGCCCGCTGCTGTATTTCCGCGGCCGGTACCGCCAGTTGGACTGA
- a CDS encoding extracellular solute-binding protein, with the protein MVSALGMTTVLGGCGSSGSSDVTLKLVAADYGDSAANSSKKYWDALVKEYESKHPGVKIDVSVYSWNDVDAKVKDMVAAGHAPDLAQIGAYADYAAAGKLYPASDLLSIRTQADFLSQLSDAGQWNHTQFGIPFGASTRVLFYNKTLFAKAGITTPPTTWDELAADAKTLKDKGVKYPMALPLGPEEAQAETMQWMLSGASGGTGYTDDIGTYTIDSAQNVDTFTWLKDDLVGKGLTGPVAPGKLNRADAFAAFADGQVGMLNGHPTLIQQAGKKGVQFGMVPMPGRSGKARASMGVADWMMAFKQNGHAEQIGDFLNFAYSKKNVLDFSRQYGLLPVTGSASNAMIDSDAAPDKALHPFLEQLPTSELYPVGKTSWASVSAAVKQNIGQAVAPDGSPAAVLSRLQATATAADSSSKG; encoded by the coding sequence GTGGTGTCCGCACTGGGCATGACGACGGTCCTCGGCGGCTGCGGGAGTTCGGGCTCCTCCGACGTCACACTGAAACTGGTCGCCGCCGACTACGGCGACTCGGCCGCGAACAGCTCCAAGAAGTACTGGGACGCGCTGGTCAAGGAGTACGAGTCCAAGCACCCCGGCGTGAAGATCGACGTCAGCGTGTACTCCTGGAACGACGTCGACGCCAAGGTCAAGGACATGGTCGCCGCGGGCCACGCCCCCGACCTGGCCCAGATCGGCGCCTACGCCGACTACGCGGCCGCCGGGAAGCTCTACCCGGCCTCCGACCTGCTCTCCATCCGCACCCAGGCCGACTTCCTCTCCCAGCTCTCCGACGCGGGCCAGTGGAACCACACGCAGTTCGGCATCCCCTTCGGGGCCTCCACGCGCGTGCTCTTCTACAACAAGACCCTGTTCGCCAAGGCCGGCATCACCACCCCGCCCACCACCTGGGACGAGCTGGCCGCCGACGCCAAGACGCTCAAGGACAAGGGCGTCAAGTACCCCATGGCGCTGCCCCTCGGCCCCGAGGAGGCGCAGGCCGAGACCATGCAGTGGATGCTGAGCGGCGCGAGCGGCGGCACCGGCTACACCGACGACATCGGCACCTACACCATCGACTCCGCGCAGAACGTCGACACCTTCACCTGGCTCAAGGACGACCTGGTCGGCAAGGGGCTGACCGGGCCCGTCGCGCCCGGCAAGCTCAACCGCGCGGATGCCTTCGCGGCGTTCGCCGACGGGCAGGTCGGCATGCTCAACGGGCATCCCACGCTGATCCAGCAGGCCGGGAAGAAGGGCGTGCAGTTCGGCATGGTGCCGATGCCGGGGCGCAGCGGCAAGGCCAGGGCCTCCATGGGGGTCGCCGACTGGATGATGGCCTTCAAGCAGAACGGGCACGCCGAGCAGATAGGCGACTTCCTCAACTTCGCCTACAGCAAGAAGAACGTCCTCGACTTCTCCCGCCAGTACGGCCTGCTGCCGGTCACCGGCTCCGCCTCCAACGCCATGATCGACTCGGACGCCGCCCCCGACAAGGCCCTGCACCCCTTCCTCGAGCAGCTGCCCACCTCCGAGCTGTACCCCGTCGGCAAGACCTCCTGGGCGTCGGTCAGTGCGGCCGTGAAGCAGAACATCGGCCAGGCCGTGGCCCCCGACGGCAGCCCCGCCGCCGTCCTGTCCCGCCTCCAGGCGACGGCGACGGCGGCGGACAGCAGCAGCAAGGGCTGA
- a CDS encoding 1-phosphofructokinase family hexose kinase, producing MILTVTLNTALDLTYRVRSLRPHASHRVSDVVERPGGKGVNVARVLAALGHETTVTGFVGGATGRAMRDQLGGIPGLTDALVPVAGATRRTIAVVDELSGDTTQLNEPGPQIAPAEWGAFLDRYEELLDGGVRAVALCGSLPPGVPVGAYAHLVRAARAAGAPVLLDTSGEPLRRGVAARPDLIKPNTDELAELTGSHEPLRATQDARRRGAHAVVASLGADGLLAVTPEGRWRATPPARIHGNPTGAGDSAVAGLLSGLVQRLPWPDRLARAVALSAATVMAPAAGEFDRDAYEQLLARISVTGDSSAA from the coding sequence GTGATCCTCACGGTCACACTGAACACCGCTCTCGACCTCACCTATCGCGTGCGGTCGCTACGGCCGCACGCCTCGCACCGGGTCTCGGACGTCGTCGAGCGGCCCGGCGGCAAGGGCGTGAACGTGGCCCGGGTACTGGCCGCGCTCGGGCACGAGACGACGGTCACGGGGTTCGTGGGCGGCGCGACCGGGCGTGCGATGCGCGACCAGCTCGGCGGCATCCCCGGTCTGACGGACGCGCTGGTCCCGGTCGCCGGGGCGACCCGCCGCACGATCGCCGTGGTGGACGAACTCTCCGGTGACACCACCCAGTTGAACGAGCCCGGCCCGCAGATCGCGCCGGCCGAGTGGGGCGCCTTCCTCGACCGGTACGAGGAGCTCCTGGACGGCGGAGTCCGCGCGGTGGCCCTGTGCGGCAGCCTGCCACCGGGCGTCCCGGTCGGCGCGTACGCCCATCTCGTCAGAGCCGCCCGCGCCGCCGGAGCCCCCGTACTGCTGGACACCAGCGGCGAGCCACTGCGCCGCGGCGTGGCGGCCCGCCCGGACCTCATCAAGCCGAACACCGACGAACTCGCCGAACTCACCGGCTCCCACGAGCCGTTGCGCGCCACACAGGACGCCCGCCGCCGCGGCGCCCACGCGGTCGTCGCCTCCCTCGGCGCGGACGGCCTGCTCGCCGTCACCCCCGAGGGCCGCTGGCGCGCCACCCCACCGGCCCGGATACACGGCAACCCGACGGGCGCCGGCGACTCGGCGGTCGCCGGCCTGCTCTCGGGCCTGGTGCAGCGGTTGCCCTGGCCGGACCGGCTGGCTCGCGCGGTCGCACTCTCCGCGGCGACCGTGATGGCTCCGGCGGCGGGCGAGTTCGACCGGGACGCTTACGAGCAACTACTGGCAAGGATCTCCGTGACCGGGGACTCCAGCGCCGCGTGA
- a CDS encoding ROK family protein has product MRHVIALDVGGTGMKAALVGDDGELLHRARRATGRERGPDAVVETILDFAAELRAYGLQRYGEAAAAVGIAVPGIVDEERGIAAYAANLGWRDVPLRALLTRRLGIPVALGHDVRTGGLAEGRIGAGKGADRFLFVPLGTGIAGAIGIDGRVEAGAHGFAGEIGHIVVRPSGTPCPCGQHGCLERYASASAVTEAWAAACGDPDADAADCAKAVASGDPNAVRVWQEAVDALADGLVTALTLLDPRTLIIGGGLAEAGEVLFQPLRDAVRQRVTFQKLPVIVPAALGDTAGCLGAGLLAQDLLDSTDLDPTDPTDPTDPPEVTA; this is encoded by the coding sequence GTGAGACATGTCATCGCCCTGGACGTGGGCGGTACCGGGATGAAGGCCGCCCTCGTCGGCGACGACGGCGAACTGCTGCACCGTGCCCGCCGCGCCACCGGCCGCGAGCGCGGACCGGACGCGGTGGTCGAGACGATCCTCGACTTCGCCGCCGAGCTGCGCGCGTACGGCCTGCAGCGCTACGGCGAGGCCGCCGCCGCTGTCGGCATCGCCGTCCCCGGCATCGTCGACGAGGAGCGGGGCATCGCCGCCTACGCGGCCAACCTCGGCTGGCGGGACGTACCGCTGCGCGCACTGCTCACGCGGCGGCTCGGCATCCCCGTCGCCCTCGGCCACGACGTGCGCACCGGCGGCCTCGCCGAGGGCCGGATCGGCGCGGGCAAGGGCGCCGACCGCTTCCTGTTCGTACCGCTCGGCACCGGGATCGCCGGCGCCATCGGCATCGACGGCCGGGTCGAGGCGGGCGCGCACGGCTTCGCGGGCGAGATCGGCCACATCGTCGTACGACCGTCCGGCACGCCCTGCCCGTGCGGGCAACACGGCTGCCTGGAGCGGTACGCCTCCGCGTCCGCCGTGACCGAGGCCTGGGCGGCGGCCTGCGGGGACCCGGACGCGGACGCCGCCGACTGCGCCAAGGCCGTCGCGTCCGGTGACCCGAACGCCGTCCGGGTCTGGCAGGAGGCGGTGGACGCGCTCGCCGACGGGCTGGTCACCGCGCTCACCCTGCTGGACCCGCGCACCCTGATCATCGGTGGCGGTCTCGCCGAGGCCGGGGAAGTGTTGTTCCAGCCCCTGCGGGACGCCGTCCGGCAGCGGGTCACCTTCCAGAAACTGCCGGTCATCGTCCCCGCGGCCCTGGGCGACACGGCCGGCTGCCTGGGCGCGGGACTGCTGGCGCAGGACCTGCTCGACTCCACCGACCTCGACCCCACCGACCCCACCGACCCCACCGACCCCCCGGAGGTAACCGCCTGA
- the nagA gene encoding N-acetylglucosamine-6-phosphate deacetylase: MAPSLVLTGARVVLPGGVVDDGRVSVEGTKITAAAPENAEVIDVSGHWLIPGFVDIHNHGGGGASFSGTPDDILKAIHTHRVHGTTTLVASTVTDEMDLLARQAGLLSELAEQGDIAGIHFEGPFISPCRKGAHSEELLRDPEPAEVRKLIDAARGRAKMVTLATELPGGLDSVRLLAEHGVIAAIGHTDATYEQTVQAIDAGATVATHLFNAMPPLGHRTPGPIAALLEDERVTVELINDGTHLHPAALELAFHHAGADRVAFITDAMDAAGIGDGRYMLGPLEVEVSEGVARLVQGGSIAGSTLTLDRAFQRAVTIDRLSVEDAVTALSVNPARLLGLFDRIGSLEPGKDADLLLLDADFGLKGVMRHGAWVVPPQLA, translated from the coding sequence ATGGCTCCCAGCTTGGTTCTCACAGGTGCTCGGGTGGTGCTGCCCGGCGGAGTGGTGGACGACGGGCGCGTATCCGTCGAGGGTACGAAGATCACGGCTGCCGCTCCCGAGAACGCCGAGGTCATCGACGTATCCGGCCACTGGCTGATCCCCGGCTTCGTGGACATCCACAACCACGGCGGCGGCGGAGCCTCCTTCTCCGGCACCCCCGACGACATCCTGAAGGCCATCCACACGCACCGCGTGCACGGCACCACCACCCTCGTCGCCTCCACCGTCACCGACGAGATGGACCTGCTCGCGCGGCAGGCCGGGCTGCTGAGCGAGCTGGCCGAGCAGGGAGACATCGCGGGCATCCACTTCGAGGGCCCGTTCATCTCCCCCTGCCGCAAGGGCGCGCACTCCGAGGAACTGCTGCGCGACCCGGAGCCCGCCGAGGTCCGCAAGCTGATCGACGCGGCACGCGGCAGGGCGAAGATGGTCACGCTCGCCACCGAGCTGCCGGGCGGCCTCGACTCCGTACGGCTGCTGGCCGAGCACGGCGTGATCGCCGCGATCGGCCACACGGACGCCACCTACGAACAGACCGTCCAGGCCATCGACGCGGGCGCCACGGTCGCCACCCACCTCTTCAACGCGATGCCCCCGCTGGGCCACCGCACGCCCGGTCCGATCGCCGCCCTGCTGGAGGACGAGCGGGTCACGGTCGAGTTGATCAACGACGGCACGCATCTCCACCCGGCCGCGCTGGAGCTGGCCTTCCACCACGCGGGCGCGGACCGGGTCGCGTTCATCACGGACGCGATGGACGCGGCCGGCATCGGCGACGGCCGCTACATGCTCGGCCCGCTGGAGGTCGAGGTCAGCGAGGGCGTGGCCCGGCTGGTGCAGGGCGGCTCGATCGCGGGCTCCACGCTCACCCTGGACCGCGCGTTCCAGCGGGCGGTGACCATCGACAGGCTCTCGGTCGAGGACGCCGTGACGGCCCTGTCCGTCAACCCCGCCCGCCTCCTCGGCCTCTTCGACCGCATCGGCTCCCTGGAACCCGGCAAGGACGCCGACCTGCTCCTGCTGGACGCGGACTTCGGCCTCAAGGGCGTGATGCGGCACGGCGCGTGGGTGGTCCCGCCCCAACTGGCCTGA
- a CDS encoding DUF3263 domain-containing protein translates to MELGLREQAVLALERRGFPGPGAKERAIREELGLAPVRYYQLLNALLDDERALAHDPVTVNRLRRVRDARRSER, encoded by the coding sequence ATGGAACTGGGCCTGCGCGAACAAGCCGTCCTCGCCCTGGAGCGCCGGGGCTTTCCCGGCCCCGGCGCGAAGGAGCGAGCGATACGCGAGGAGCTGGGCCTGGCCCCGGTGCGCTACTACCAGCTGCTGAACGCGCTGCTGGACGACGAGAGAGCCCTGGCCCACGACCCGGTGACGGTGAACCGCCTGCGCCGGGTACGGGACGCTCGCCGCTCGGAGCGCTGA